Proteins encoded within one genomic window of Labrys wisconsinensis:
- a CDS encoding enoyl-CoA hydratase/isomerase family protein, giving the protein MSGVEVRIDGRAGRLTLARPAALNALTLAMVRQIDAALADWQDDEAVAVVVIDAAPGPAFSAGGDIRAIRDAVRAGDVATCAAFFGEEYALDDRLARYPKPVVALMDGTTMGGGVGIGCHGTRRVVTERAVLALPEVHIGFHPDIGAAWLLANAPGELGTHLALTGSRFGPDDAIACGFADRRIASGRLGEVIRGLSACGSAAEVDAVLAAAAEGPGEGALAPARAWIDRCYAGDSVEEILAALRAAPEAGAAPAAKAIAAASPGSLKLTLAALRRRPASLEACLDRDFRLTLSRIFDPDFAEGVRAVLVDKDRNPAWSPARLEDVSAAEVERHFAGPDLGLS; this is encoded by the coding sequence ATGAGTGGCGTCGAGGTCCGCATCGACGGCCGCGCCGGCCGCCTCACCCTCGCCCGGCCGGCCGCCCTCAACGCCCTGACGCTCGCCATGGTCCGCCAGATCGATGCCGCCCTGGCGGATTGGCAGGACGACGAGGCGGTGGCGGTGGTGGTGATCGACGCCGCGCCCGGGCCGGCCTTCTCAGCCGGCGGCGACATCCGGGCGATCCGCGACGCCGTGAGGGCTGGCGATGTCGCCACCTGCGCCGCCTTCTTCGGCGAGGAATATGCGCTCGACGATCGGCTCGCCCGCTATCCCAAGCCGGTGGTCGCGCTGATGGACGGCACCACCATGGGCGGCGGCGTCGGCATCGGCTGCCACGGCACCCGCCGGGTGGTGACCGAGCGCGCGGTGCTGGCCCTGCCCGAGGTGCATATCGGCTTCCATCCCGATATCGGCGCGGCCTGGCTCCTGGCCAACGCCCCGGGCGAGCTCGGCACGCACCTGGCGCTGACCGGCTCGCGCTTCGGCCCGGATGATGCCATCGCCTGCGGCTTCGCCGACCGGCGCATCGCCTCCGGCCGCCTCGGCGAGGTCATCCGCGGGCTCTCGGCCTGCGGCTCGGCAGCCGAGGTCGATGCCGTGCTGGCCGCGGCGGCGGAGGGGCCGGGCGAGGGCGCCCTGGCGCCGGCGCGGGCCTGGATCGACCGCTGCTATGCCGGCGACAGCGTGGAGGAGATCCTGGCCGCGCTGCGCGCCGCGCCGGAGGCCGGGGCGGCGCCGGCGGCCAAGGCGATCGCCGCGGCGTCGCCCGGCTCGCTCAAGCTGACGCTGGCGGCGCTGCGCCGCCGCCCCGCGAGCCTGGAGGCCTGCCTCGACCGCGACTTCCGCCTGACCCTGTCGCGCATCTTCGATCCCGACTTTGCCGAAGGCGTGCGGGCCGTGCTGGTCGACAAGGACCGCAACCCGGCCTGGTCGCCCGCCCGGCTGGAGGATGTCTCCGCCGCCGAGGTCGAGCGCCATTTCGCCGGCCCGGATCTCGGCTTGTCATGA
- a CDS encoding acyl-CoA dehydrogenase family protein — MRFALDEDQLAIRAMARDFAAKSLAPHALDWDRRKHFPVDVLRAAAGLGMAGICVPGEHGGSGLARLDGAVIFEALAGGCPTVAAYLSIHNMVASMVDAFGTPDQRQRWLPALLSMDKLASYCLTEPDSGSDAAALRTRAVRRGDTYVLNGRKQFISGAGNPDDFYVVMVRTGGEGASGITALVVEGGTPGLSFGPDERKMGWNAQPTRAVLFEDCAVPVANRLGEEGEGFRFAMQALDGGRLNIAACSLGGAGAALDRALAYLGERQAFGKRLEEFQALQFRIADMATELEAGRSILWRAAAALDRRDADATRLCAMAKRLCTDAGFAVANDALQLFGGYGYLQDTGIEKIVRDLRVHQILEGTNEIMRLIVARSLIEERR; from the coding sequence TGACTTCGCGGCGAAGTCGCTGGCGCCGCATGCGCTGGACTGGGACCGCCGCAAGCATTTCCCGGTCGACGTGCTGCGAGCCGCCGCCGGGCTCGGCATGGCCGGCATCTGCGTGCCGGGCGAGCATGGCGGCAGCGGCCTGGCGCGTCTCGACGGCGCCGTGATCTTCGAGGCGCTGGCCGGCGGCTGCCCCACCGTCGCCGCCTATCTCTCGATCCACAACATGGTGGCCTCGATGGTCGACGCCTTCGGCACGCCGGACCAGCGCCAGCGCTGGCTGCCCGCGCTGTTGAGCATGGACAAGCTCGCGAGCTATTGCCTGACCGAGCCGGATTCGGGCTCGGATGCCGCTGCCCTCAGGACCCGCGCCGTGCGCCGCGGCGACACCTATGTCCTGAACGGGCGCAAGCAGTTCATTTCCGGCGCCGGCAACCCCGACGATTTCTATGTCGTCATGGTCCGTACCGGCGGCGAGGGGGCGTCCGGCATCACCGCGCTGGTGGTCGAGGGCGGCACACCCGGCCTCTCCTTCGGCCCCGACGAGCGCAAGATGGGCTGGAACGCCCAGCCGACCCGCGCCGTGCTGTTCGAGGACTGCGCCGTGCCCGTCGCCAACCGGCTGGGCGAGGAGGGCGAGGGCTTCCGCTTCGCCATGCAGGCGCTCGACGGCGGCCGGCTCAACATCGCCGCCTGCTCGCTCGGCGGGGCCGGGGCCGCGCTCGACCGGGCGCTCGCCTATCTCGGCGAGCGGCAGGCCTTCGGCAAGCGGCTGGAGGAATTCCAGGCGCTGCAGTTCCGCATCGCCGACATGGCGACGGAGCTGGAGGCGGGGCGCAGCATCCTCTGGCGCGCCGCGGCGGCGCTCGACCGCAGGGACGCCGACGCCACCCGGCTCTGCGCCATGGCCAAGCGCCTGTGCACCGATGCGGGTTTTGCCGTCGCCAACGACGCCCTGCAGCTCTTCGGCGGCTATGGCTATCTCCAGGATACCGGCATCGAAAAGATCGTGAGGGACCTGCGCGTGCACCAGATCCTCGAAGGCACCAACGAGATCATGCGCCTGATCGTGGCGCGTTCCCTGATCGAGGAGCGGCGATGA
- the mmsB gene encoding 3-hydroxyisobutyrate dehydrogenase, with protein sequence MTFIGFIGLGHMGRPMAANLVKAGHRVRGHDLNPAAMAAAAEAGVATVGSAAEAAREADVVITMLVAGRDVTGLYRDALLGAADPGTLFIDASTIDVEAAREAHALAVGHGMAALDAPVSGGVAGAEAGTLTFMVGGEAAAVTRARPLLDAMGGRVVHCGGAGAGQAAKICNNMILGISMIAISEAFVLAEKLGLSHQALFDVASSSSGQCWALTHHCPVPGMVPASAANRGFAPGFATALMLKDLTLSQQAAEAAGADTALGRHAMEMFRRFADGGGVALDYSAIIETIRAAPAPAR encoded by the coding sequence ATGACGTTCATCGGTTTCATCGGTCTCGGCCATATGGGGCGGCCCATGGCGGCCAATCTCGTCAAGGCGGGGCACCGGGTGCGCGGCCACGACCTCAACCCGGCGGCGATGGCCGCGGCGGCCGAGGCGGGCGTGGCGACGGTCGGCTCGGCGGCCGAGGCGGCGCGCGAGGCGGACGTCGTCATCACCATGCTGGTCGCCGGCCGCGACGTCACCGGCCTTTATCGCGACGCCCTGCTCGGCGCTGCCGATCCCGGCACGCTGTTCATCGATGCCTCGACCATCGATGTCGAGGCGGCGCGCGAGGCTCATGCCCTGGCGGTCGGCCACGGCATGGCGGCCCTCGACGCGCCGGTCTCGGGCGGCGTCGCCGGGGCCGAGGCGGGGACGCTGACCTTCATGGTCGGCGGCGAGGCGGCCGCCGTGACCCGGGCCCGGCCGCTGCTGGACGCCATGGGCGGCCGGGTCGTGCATTGCGGTGGCGCCGGCGCCGGGCAGGCGGCCAAGATCTGCAACAACATGATCCTCGGCATCTCGATGATCGCCATCAGCGAGGCCTTCGTGCTCGCCGAAAAGCTCGGCCTGTCGCACCAGGCGCTGTTCGACGTCGCCTCCTCCTCCTCGGGCCAATGCTGGGCCCTGACGCATCATTGCCCCGTGCCCGGCATGGTGCCGGCGAGCGCCGCCAACCGCGGCTTTGCGCCCGGTTTCGCCACGGCGCTGATGCTGAAAGACCTGACGCTGTCGCAGCAGGCGGCCGAGGCCGCCGGCGCCGACACGGCGCTCGGCCGCCATGCCATGGAGATGTTCCGGCGCTTCGCCGACGGCGGCGGCGTCGCCCTCGATTATTCCGCCATCATCGAGACCATCCGCGCGGCGCCGGCGCCCGCGCGATAG